One region of Arvicola amphibius chromosome 3, mArvAmp1.2, whole genome shotgun sequence genomic DNA includes:
- the Tmem167a gene encoding protein kish-A, with protein sequence MSAIFNFQSLLTVILLLICTCAYIRSLAPSLLDRNKTGLLGIFWKCARIGERKSPYVAVCCIVMAFSILFIQ encoded by the exons ATG tCTGCCATTTTCAATTTTCAGAGTCTGTTGACTGTAATCTTGCTGCTTATATGTACGTGTGCTTATATCCGATCCTTGGCACCCAGCCTCCTGGACAGAAATAAAACTGG ACTATTGGGAATATTTTGGAAGTGTGCCCGAATTG GTGAACGCAAGAGTCCTTACGTTGCTGTATGCTGTATAGTGATGGCCTTCAGCATCCTCTTCATACAATAG